One Malus domestica chromosome 11, GDT2T_hap1 genomic region harbors:
- the LOC103447432 gene encoding josephin-like protein — protein sequence MATDTNSQIYHERQKLQFCLLHSLNNLFQKNDAFTRSSLNEIAEKLMLEEPNKEKWTPFSVLFKPHHNSLTGNYDINVLIAALEDKGKNVVWHDRRNGASSIDLDGPEDANLMGILLNVPVRMFAGLWKSRHWVTLRKIGGVWYNLDSELVAPEVFEDAEKVREFLDYMIGHGGEVLLVMNNK from the exons ATGGCGACCGACACCAATTCCCAAATCTATCACGAGCGGCAGAAGCTACAGTTTTGCCTCTTGCACTCGCTCAACAATCTTTTCCAG AAAAACGATGCATTTACTCGATCAAGCCTGAATGAGATTGCTGAAAAACTTATGCTTGAAGAACCCAACAAGGAAAAATGGACACCCTTTTCTGTGCTCTTTAAACCCCATCATAATTCACTCACTGGAAACTATGACATAAATGTGCTAATTGCTGCTTTAGAAGACAAGGGGAAGAATGTGGTTTGGCATGATCGGCGTAATGGGGCATCTTCAATTGATCTAGATGGGCCTGAAGATGCTAATTTGATGGGtattctgcttaatgttcctgtTAGAATGTTTGCCGGGTTGTGGAAAAGTAGACATTGGGTAACGTTGAGGAAGATTGGTGGGGTTTGGTACAATTTGGATAGCGAACTTGTTGCTCCTGAGGTCTTTGAAGATGCTGAAAAGGTTAGAGAATTCTTGGATTACATGATTGGACATGGTGGAGAAGTTTTGCTTGTTATGAATAATAAatag
- the LOC103422682 gene encoding josephin-like protein: MSTDSSSQVYHERQKLQFCLLHSLNNLFQTKDAFTRSSLNEVAEKLVVEEPNKEKWTPFSVLFKPHHNSLTGNYDINVLIAALEDKGKNVVWHDRRNGASKIDLDGPEDANLMGILLNVPVRMFAGLWKSRHWVTLRKIGGVWYNLDSDLVAPAAFEDAEKVREFLDYMIGHGGEVLLVMNNK; the protein is encoded by the exons ATGTCGACCGACAGCAGCTCCCAAGTCTACCACGAGCGGCAGAAGCTACAGTTTTGCCTCTTGCACTCGCTCAACAATCTTTTCCAG ACAAAAGATGCATTTACTCGATCAAGCCTGAATGAGGTTGCTGAAAAACTTGTGGTTGAAGAACCCAACAAGGAAAAATGGACACCCTTTTCTGTGCTCTTTAAACCCCATCATAATTCACTCACTGGAAACTATGACATAAATGTGCTAATTGCTGCTTTAGAAGACAAGGGGAAGAATGTGGTTTGGCACGATCGGCGTAATGGGGCGTCTAAGATTGATCTAGACGGGCCTGAAGATGCTAATTTGATGGGtattctgcttaatgttccggTTAGAATGTTTGCCGGATTGTGGAAAAGTAGGCATTGGGTAACGTTGAGGAAGATTGGTGGGGTTTGGTACAATTTGGATAGCGATCTTGTTGCTCCTGCGGCCTTTGAAGATGCTGAAAAGGTTAGAGAATTCTTGGATTACATGATTGGACATGGTGGAGAAGTTTTGCTTGTTATGAATAATAAATAG
- the LOC103422681 gene encoding large ribosomal subunit protein uL4c-like isoform X1 produces MATSAASLSLSFFNSSIFLPSSSHKPLSALAPKNSLKTSKPLSVSAEVATLPVLSFTGDKVGETFLDLKSALPDTARAVVHRAIITDLQNKRRGTASTLTRAEVSGGGRKPYPQKKTGRARQGSTRTPLRPGGGVVFGPKPRDWSIKINRKEKRLAISTAVASAAENTIVVEDFSDEFEKLEKPKTTEFIAAMKRWGLDPKEKTTFLVTEVANNVRLSSRNIGTLKMLTPRTLNLFDILNADKLIMTPEIVDYLNARYGVDYDGETEDEEEEEEEGGVEGEGTAADESSDAAE; encoded by the exons ATGGCGACTTCCGCAGCGTCCTTATCACTCTCCTTCTTCAACTCCTCAATCTTCCTCCCCTCCTCCTCCCACAAACCCCTCTCTGCCCTCGCACCGAAAAATTCTCTCAAAACCTCTAAACCCCTCTCCGTCTCCGCCGAGGTCGCCACCCTCCCAGTCCTCTCCTTCACGGGCGACAAAGTTGGGGAAACTTTCCTAGACCTCAAGTCCGCGCTCCCCGACACCGCGCGCGCCGTCGTCCACCGCGCCATCATCACCGACCTCCAGAACAAGCGCCGCGGCACAGCATCCACCCTCACCCGCGCGGAGGTCAGCGGAGGAGGGAGAAAACCTTACCCGCAGAAGAAGACGGGTCGGGCCCGCCAGGGGTCGACTCGAACCCCGCTACGACCCGGCGGAGGGGTCGTGTTCGGACCCAAGCCCAGGGATTGGAGCATCAAGATCAATCGGAAGGAGAAGCGGCTGGCGATTTCGACGGCGGTGGCGAGCGCCGCGGAGAACACGATCGTGGTGGAGGATTTCAGCGACGAGTTCGAGAAGCTTGAGAAGCCGAAGACGACGGAGTTTATAGCGGCGATGAAGCGGTGGGGTTTGGACCCGAAGGAGAAGACGACGTTTCTGGTGACGGAGGTGGCGAACAATGTGAGGCTTTCGAGCAGAAATATTGGGACTTTGAAGATGCTGACGCCGAGGACTTTGAATTTGTTTGACATTTTGAATGCGGATAAGCTGATCATGACGCCGGAGATTGTGGATTATCTGAATGCAAGGTACGGGGTTGATTACGACGGCGAGACAGAggacgaggaggaggaggaagaagaaggaggagttGAAGGTGAAG GGACGGCAGCAGATGAGAGTTCTGATGCAGCCGAGTGA
- the LOC103422681 gene encoding large ribosomal subunit protein uL4c-like isoform X2, translating to MATSAASLSLSFFNSSIFLPSSSHKPLSALAPKNSLKTSKPLSVSAEVATLPVLSFTGDKVGETFLDLKSALPDTARAVVHRAIITDLQNKRRGTASTLTRAEVSGGGRKPYPQKKTGRARQGSTRTPLRPGGGVVFGPKPRDWSIKINRKEKRLAISTAVASAAENTIVVEDFSDEFEKLEKPKTTEFIAAMKRWGLDPKEKTTFLVTEVANNVRLSSRNIGTLKMLTPRTLNLFDILNADKLIMTPEIVDYLNARYGVDYDGETEDEEEEEEEGGVEGTAADESSDAAE from the exons ATGGCGACTTCCGCAGCGTCCTTATCACTCTCCTTCTTCAACTCCTCAATCTTCCTCCCCTCCTCCTCCCACAAACCCCTCTCTGCCCTCGCACCGAAAAATTCTCTCAAAACCTCTAAACCCCTCTCCGTCTCCGCCGAGGTCGCCACCCTCCCAGTCCTCTCCTTCACGGGCGACAAAGTTGGGGAAACTTTCCTAGACCTCAAGTCCGCGCTCCCCGACACCGCGCGCGCCGTCGTCCACCGCGCCATCATCACCGACCTCCAGAACAAGCGCCGCGGCACAGCATCCACCCTCACCCGCGCGGAGGTCAGCGGAGGAGGGAGAAAACCTTACCCGCAGAAGAAGACGGGTCGGGCCCGCCAGGGGTCGACTCGAACCCCGCTACGACCCGGCGGAGGGGTCGTGTTCGGACCCAAGCCCAGGGATTGGAGCATCAAGATCAATCGGAAGGAGAAGCGGCTGGCGATTTCGACGGCGGTGGCGAGCGCCGCGGAGAACACGATCGTGGTGGAGGATTTCAGCGACGAGTTCGAGAAGCTTGAGAAGCCGAAGACGACGGAGTTTATAGCGGCGATGAAGCGGTGGGGTTTGGACCCGAAGGAGAAGACGACGTTTCTGGTGACGGAGGTGGCGAACAATGTGAGGCTTTCGAGCAGAAATATTGGGACTTTGAAGATGCTGACGCCGAGGACTTTGAATTTGTTTGACATTTTGAATGCGGATAAGCTGATCATGACGCCGGAGATTGTGGATTATCTGAATGCAAGGTACGGGGTTGATTACGACGGCGAGACAGAggacgaggaggaggaggaagaagaaggaggagttGAAG GGACGGCAGCAGATGAGAGTTCTGATGCAGCCGAGTGA
- the LOC103447435 gene encoding phosphomethylpyrimidine synthase, chloroplastic — MASVHSALTSVVCKNGSHSSAAKFPATTFLPGFDAVGRLSSPFKKEVCLSSLSSGAKATLTFDPPATNSEKPKLPRHTADPASPDFLPLPSFEQCFPKSTKEHREVVHEETGHVLKVPLRRVHLAGDEPPFDNYDTSGPQNISPRVGLPKLRKDWIERRDKLGAPRYTQMYYAKQGIITEEMLYCAAREKLDPEFVRSEVARGRAIIPSNKKHLELEPMIVGRKFLVKVNANIGNSAVVSSIEEEVYKVQWATMWGADTVMDLSTGRHIHETREWILRNSPVPVGTVPIYQALEKVDGIAENLNWEVFRETLIEQAEQGVDYFTIHAGVLLRYIPLTAKRMTGIVSRGGSIHAKWCLAYHKENFAYEHWDDILDICNQYDVALSIGDGLRPGSIYDANDTAQFAELLTQGELTRRAWEKDVQVMNEGPGHVPMHKIPENMKKQLEWCNEAPFYTLGPLTTDIAPGYDHITSAIGAANIGALGTALLCYVTPKEHLGLPNRDDVKAGVIAYKIAAHAADLAKGHPHAQAWDDALSKARFEFRWMDQFALSLDPMTAMSFHDETLPADGAKVAHFCSMCGPKFCSMKITEDVRKYAEEHGYGSAEEAVIRGMDAMSAEFLAAKKTVSGEQHGEVGGEIYLPESYIKAAER; from the exons ATGGCATCGGTGCATAGTGCCCTGACATCGGTTGTGTGCAAGAATGGCAGTCATTCTTCTGCAGCAAAGTTCCCAGCTACCACCTTCTTGCCCGGGTTTGATGCCGTGGGGCGTCTTTCAAGCCCGTTCAAGAAGGAAGTGTGCCTTAGTTCCCTGAGCTCAGGTGCCAAAGCTACACTTACCTTTGATCCCCCAGCAACCAATTCCGAGAAACCCAAGCTACCAAGGCATACAGCCGATCCCGCTTCTCCTGATTTTCTGCCTCTTCCGTCCTTTGAACAATGTTTTCCCAAGAGCACAAAAGAACACAG GGAAGTTGTTCACGAAGAAACTGGCCATGTGCTCAAAGTTCCCCTTCGACGAGTCCACCTGGCTGGGGATGAACCTCCATTCGACAACTATGACACTAGTGGTCCACAAAACATAAGCCCGCGCGTTG GTCTCCCTAAACTGCGGAAAGATTGGATTGAGAGGCGAGACAAATTAGGTGCACCAAGATACACTCAGATGTACTATGCTAAGCAGGGAATTATAACTGAGGAGATGTTGTACTGTGCTGCTCGTGAGAAGCTTGACCCAGAGTTTGTGAGATCAGAAGTGGCTCGTGGGCGGGCAATTATCCCTTCCAATAAGAAGCACTTGGAGCTGGAGCCAATGATCGTTGGGAGAAAATTTCTGGTCAAGGTTAATGCAAACATAGGAAACTCTGCTGTTGTCAGCTCTATCGAAGAGGAAGTTTATAAAGTCCAGTGGGCAACTATGTGGGGTGCTGACACTGTCATGGATCTGTCTACAGGACGTCACATCCATGAGACCCGTGAGTGGATCCTACGTAACTCCCCTGTGCCAGTAGGGACAGTACCCATTTATCAAGCGCTTGAAAAAGTGGATGGAATTGCAGAAAACCTGAACTGGGAAGTGTTCAGAGAAACTCTTATTGAACAAGCCGAGCAGGGTGTAGATTACTTCACCATCCATGCCGGGGTTCTACTGCGGTACATCCCACTAACAGCAAAGCGTATGACAGGAATTGTTTCACGAGGAGGATCCATTCATGCAAAGTGGTGCTTAGCTTATCACAAAGAGAATTTTGCTTATGAGCACTGGGATGACATACTCGACATCTGCAATCAATATGATGTCGCCCTGTCAATTGGTGACGGGCTGAGACCTGGTTCGATTTATGATGCTAATGACACTGCACAGTTTGCAGAGCTGTTAACTCAGGGAGAACTGACCCGTAGGGCATGGGAAAAGGATGTGCAGGTAATGAATGAAGGGCCAGGGCATGTTCCAATGCACAAGATTCCGGAAAACATGAAAAAACAGCTTGAATGGTGTAATGAAGCGCCTTTCTACACTCTTGGTCCTCTAACAACTGATATTGCTCCTGGATACGATCACATCACCTCTGCCATTGGTGCTGCCAACATTGGGGCTCTAGGCACCGCCCTTCTCTGTTACGTAACCCCGAAGGAGCATCTGGGATTGCCAAACCGAGATGATGTGAAGGCTGGAGTTATAGCATATAAGATAGCTGCTCATGCCGCTGATCTAGCCAAAGGTCACCCACATGCTCAAGCCTGGGATGATGCATTGAGCAAGGCAAGATTTGAGTTCCGGTGGATGGACCAGTTTGCCTTGTCACTAGACCCTATGACTGCCATGTCATTCCATGACGAAACCCTGCCAGCAGATGGTGCCAAGGTGGCCCATTTTTGCTCCATGTGCGGTCCAAAGTTCTGTTCAATGAAGATAACGGAGGATGTGAGGAAGTATGCTGAAGAGCATGGTTACGGGAGTGCTGAGGAAGCTGTGATCCGTGGAATGGATGCTATGAGTGCTGAGTTTCTTGCTGCCAAGAAAACTGTGAGCGGGGAACAGCATGGTGAAGTTGGAGGGGAAATTTACTTGCCAGAAAGTTATATAAAAGCTGCCGAGAGGTGA
- the LOC103447436 gene encoding ATP-dependent zinc metalloprotease FTSH 9, chloroplastic-like, producing MSSVEYLRPTIHNRFCLNLNFNAYHSRHGLGFLRSQSRDFNQEARQCVSNTAVFPLVTLYGQGGRAMTVSDRFGGLWRSHGGFRTVRASASGQDTDSGEKSDANTTESQAVNNNPPNSNSPASNRRRDSHKKEKWWWSKGGKWRWQPIVQAQEIGILLLQLGIVIFVMRLLRPGIPLPGSEPRTPTTFVSVPYSDFLSKINSNQVQKVEVDGVHVMFKLKSAQGEQESEVSGGGVSKFQESEALVRSVAPTKRVVYTTTRPTDIKTPYEKMLENEVEFGSPDKRSGGFLNSAMISLFYVAVLAGLLHRFPVNFTQQTAGQIRNRKSGGSAGAKASEQGEAITFADVAGVDEAKEELEEIVEFLRNPDKYIRLGARPPRGVLLVGLPGTGKTLLAKAVAGEADVPFISCSASEFVELYVGMGASRVRDLFARAKKESPSIIFIDEIDAVAKSRDGKFRIVSNDEREQTLNQLLTEMDGFDSSSAVIVLGATNRADVLDPALRRPGRFDRVVMVETPDRRGREEILKVHATQKELPLAKDVYLGDIASMTTGFTGADLANLVNEAALLAGRQSKLVVEKIDFIQAVERSIAGIEKKTAKLQGIEKAVVARHEAGHAVVGTAVASLLPGQPRVEKLSILPRSGGALGFTYIPPTTEDRYLLFIDELRGRLVTLLGGRAAEEFVYSGRVSTGALDDIRRATDMAYKAVAEYGLNQNIGPVSIATLSAGGMDESGGGAPWGRDQGRLVDLVQGEVKALLQSALDIALSVVRANPTVLEGLGAQLEEREKVEGEELQKWLKLVVAPTELSIFISGKPESLPPLQTIESLLPLQTGSY from the exons ATGTCGTCGGTCGAGTATTTACGTCCAACAATCCACAATAGGTTTtgcttgaatttgaattttaatgCGTATCACTCCCGCCATGGATTGGGATTCCTCCGCAGTCAATCGAGGGATTTCAACCAGGAAGCGAGACAGTGCGTTTCGAACACGGCGGTGTTCCCTCTGGTCACGTTGTACGGACAGGGCGGCAGAGCTATGACAGTTTCGGACAGGTTCGGCGGCCTCTGGAGGAGCCATGGGGGGTTTCGGACGGTTAGGGCCTCGGCGAGCGGTCAGGACACCGATTCCGGGGAGAAGAGCGACGCGAATACGACGGAGAGCCAGGCGGTGAACAATAACCCGCCGAATTCGAACTCGCCGGCTTCTAATCGGCGGCGAGATAGTCATAAGAAAGAGAAATGGTGGTGGTCGAAAGGAGGGAAGTGGCGGTGGCAGCCGATAGTTCAGGCACAAGAAATTGGAATCTTGCTGTTACAATTGGgtattgttattttcgttaTGCGGTTGCTCCGGCCCGGAATTCCGTTACCCGGGTCGGAGCCAAGGACACCGACTACGTTCGTTAGCGTTCCGTACAGTGATTTTTTGAGCAAGATTAATAGTAACCAGGTGCAGAAGGTTGAGGTTGATGGGGTTCATGTCATGTTTAAGTTGAAGTCTGCTCAGGGTGAGCAAGAAAGTGAAGTGAGCGGTGGTGGGGTGAGCAAGTTTCAGGAATCTGAGGCTTTGGTAAGAAGCGTGGCTCCGACGAAGAGGGTGGTTTACACGACGACAAGGCCAACTGATATCAAGACGCCGTATGAGAAGATGCTTGAGAATGAGGTGGAGTTTGGGTCGCCGGATAAGCGGTCTGGCGGATTCTTGAACTCTGCAATg ATATCTTTGTTTTATGTTGCTGTGCTTGCTGGGCTTCTCCACAGGTTCCCTGTAAACTTTACTCAG CAAACAGCCGGTCAGATTAGGAACAGGAAATCTGGGGGCTCTGCTGGTGCTAAAGCATCTGAACAAGGAGAAGCAATAACCTTTGCTGATGTTGCTGGCGTGGATGAGGCTAAAGAGGAGTTGGAAGAAATCGTG GAATTTCTTCGGAATCCAGACAAATATATACGCCTTGGTGCTCGTCCTCCACGTGGAGTTCTCCTG GTGGGTCTTCCTGGGACAGGTAAGACTCTTCTTGCCAAGGCTGTGGCTGGGGAAGCTGATGTGCCCTTTATAAGTTGCTCTGCTAGTGAGTTTGTAGAGTTGTATGTTGGCATGGGTGCCTCTCGTGTAAGGGATCTATTTGCACGGGCAAAAAAGGAGTCACCATCTATAATATTTATTGATGAG ATAGATGCTGTGGCAAAAAGCCGTGATGGAAAATTCCGTATTGTCAGCAATGATGAGCGAGAACAAACCTTGAATCAGTTGCTCACT GAGATGGATGGATTTGACAGCAGCTCTGCAGTTATTGTTCTTGGAGCAACTAATCGCGCAGATGTCTTAGACCCAGCACTTCGTCGACCAGGGAGATTTGATCGTGTGGTTATG GTGGAAACACCAGAtaggagaggaagagaagagaTTCTAAAGGTGCATGCTACCCAAAAAGAGCTTCCTTTGGCAAAAGATGTCTACCTTGGTGACATTGCTTCTATGACTACTGGCTTTACTGG GGCAGATCTTGCAAATTTGGTGAATGAAGCTGCTTTATTGGCTGGAAGACAAAGCAAGTTGGTTGtggaaaaaattgattttattcaAGCTGTGGAGAGATCAATAGCT GGTATAGAAAAGAAGACTGCCAAGTTGCAGGGAATTGAGAAGGCTGTTGTTGCACGACATGAAGCTGGTCATGCAGTAGTAGGGACTGCTGTTGCAAGTCTTCTTCCTGGACAGCCACGTGTTGAG AAATTGAGCATATTGCCAAGGTCGGGAGGGGCGTTGGGCTTTACTTATATTCCTCCAACAACTGAAGACAGATATTTACTCTTCATCGATGAGTTGCGTGGACGTTTGGTTACACTTCTTGGAGGACGTGCAGCAGAAGAATTTGTGTATTCAGGTCGTGTCTCAACAGGTGCACTTGATGATATACGACGAGCGACTGACATGGCATACAAAGCAGTAGCTGAGTATGGTCTCAATCAGAACATTGGCCCTGTGTCTATAGCAACACTTTCTGCTGGTGGAATGGATGAGTCTGGAGGAGGTGCTCCTTGGGGAAGGGATCAG GGGCGTCTTGTTGATCTTGTTCAAGGAGAGGTTAAAGCTTTGCTACAATCTGCCTTGGACATAGCTCTTTCGGTTGTACGTGCTAATCCTACTGTTTTGGAGGGTCTTGGTGCTCAGTTGGAAG AAAGAGAGAAGGTAGAAGGCGAAGAGCTACAGAAGTGGTTAAAATTGGTGGTTGCACCAACGGAACTGTCAATCTTCATTAGTGGCAAGCCAGAGTCTCTTCCCCCGTTGCAGACCATCGAGTCTCTTCTCCCATTGCAGACCGGCTCTTATTAA